TTTTGCTGTTTTTGTTCTTGAGCCTTCTGCTCATTTTCTTTCTGTTTTTTAGGCTCTTCTTTTGGGTCCTTACCCTCTTTTTTTCTTTGATCCTCTTTACCTGTTTGACCAGGTTTGTTCTGCTGATCTTGCTGTTTTTGCTGGTTGTTCTGAGGTTGATTGTTTTGTTGTTTTTTTTGTTCCTGATTGTTTTTTTGCTGATCCTCTTTTTTTTGCTGATCCTGCTTTTTTTGGTCTTTATTTTGCTCTTTTTTCTGTTGCTGGTTCTGATCTTTTTGATCTTGATTCTGTTGGTTTTGCTGATTTTGCTGTTGCTGTTTTTTCTGTTCTTCTTGTTGTTTCATTTGTTTTGCCAGATCAAGATTAAAGCGCGTATCCTTATCCTCTCGAATCTCCAGTGCTTCCTCATAAGCTTTTATGGCATCATCCCATGCTTTTTTTTGAAAATAGCTGTTACCGATATTGTGTTGTTTGATTGCTTCATCAATACCTTGTGCATTTTCATATGATTTGATTGCTGCATCATAATTTTTTGATTTGTATTGAGCATTACCGATATCATACTTGGTTTGAGGCAAATCCTTATCAAGTGAATTGAAAAGAGCTTCACTCTTAGTATACTCTTTTGCTTCATACGCACTTTTTGCTTCCTCAATGGTCTTAAAGTCCGTCAGTCCGGCCACAGCAAACGTAGCAAAAGAGTAAAGACAAATACTCACAAATCGTTTCATCTTCTTCTCCTTGGGATAGAGCTTAAAGCGATAAGCAACAGTAACAATCCTGCTCCTAAAGGATAGTAGAAGAGCTCTACTCTCTCTTTGATCCTTACTTCACCTTGCTGCTCGTCATGGTACTTATTTTTAATATCTTCAGCCAGTTTCTGTATATCCTCTTTACCATGACCGGCGACTATACCTTCACCGCCGCTTTTCTTTGCTAAAGAAAGCAATGCATCATTTCTCTGAGTGATAGCAATAGTACCGTCTTCCAGTATAAATGGTTTTCCTTCTCTTGTCAGTACCGGTGCTCCTTTGGTCGTACCGACAAGTACAACATAAAGATCTATTCCGTTCTGTTCCAGAATATCAGCGAACCCTGCAATCGCCTCTTCATCCCCGCCATCTGTAAAAAGTACGACGATCTTCGGCTCTTTTTTATCCAGTACTTCACTTGCCAGCATACCAAGTTCACTAAAATTGGTTGAACCCATATTGATATAACTGTCATCTACTCCTTCTACCATCATCTGAAGTGTCTGTTTATCAGCGGAAAACGGAGCAAGAATAAAAGATGAGTGTGCAAATGCAAGTACACTGATCTCATCACTAGGCATCATTTCAAAGAATTCAAACATCTTCTTTTTAGCAAATTCCAAACGATTTGGGTAGAGGTCTGTACTGCGCATTGAACCGGAGATATCGAGTCCGACCAGCAGTGTCAAACCTTTGACATCTACTACTTTGTCTCCTTTTTCTATCACAGGACGTGCCAATGCCACAATCATCAAAAAGATAGCTACAAACATCGTCATATTACGTATCATCAACGGGATTGTCTCATCACTGGC
This is a stretch of genomic DNA from Sulfurovum zhangzhouensis. It encodes these proteins:
- a CDS encoding tetratricopeptide repeat protein; the protein is MKRFVSICLYSFATFAVAGLTDFKTIEEAKSAYEAKEYTKSEALFNSLDKDLPQTKYDIGNAQYKSKNYDAAIKSYENAQGIDEAIKQHNIGNSYFQKKAWDDAIKAYEEALEIREDKDTRFNLDLAKQMKQQEEQKKQQQQNQQNQQNQDQKDQNQQQKKEQNKDQKKQDQQKKEDQQKNNQEQKKQQNNQPQNNQQKQQDQQNKPGQTGKEDQRKKEGKDPKEEPKKQKENEQKAQEQKQQNAKEKKSEEQKQQEQSTSGAQAQMSEAEKQKAKEMKRLMKKMGAQKMPTMMYQMSSEKEEEKSHANPW
- a CDS encoding VWA domain-containing protein — protein: MTFANPYLFWILIVPFIIFALLISTNKEKLSRVFDENVLKRLSASDETIPLMIRNMTMFVAIFLMIVALARPVIEKGDKVVDVKGLTLLVGLDISGSMRSTDLYPNRLEFAKKKMFEFFEMMPSDEISVLAFAHSSFILAPFSADKQTLQMMVEGVDDSYINMGSTNFSELGMLASEVLDKKEPKIVVLFTDGGDEEAIAGFADILEQNGIDLYVVLVGTTKGAPVLTREGKPFILEDGTIAITQRNDALLSLAKKSGGEGIVAGHGKEDIQKLAEDIKNKYHDEQQGEVRIKERVELFYYPLGAGLLLLLIALSSIPRRRR